The segment GGAGGATGATAGCGTCTCTAagaattctaaagaaaattttaacataaatcaaCCGGTTATTAAACTACGACGTATATCAAaagattttataagaaaacataCTAACAGACGTAAAGAAGATACAGAACCGCATTCAAGGCTAAAGAAAAACTGTGAAAAAGTCTTAAATCCAGTTGAACCCGCCCAAAAAGTGAACAAACTAAAAAGATACAACAATGATTGCCAAATGACAGAACGTAATACTTCCTTCTGTGTACTTTGCAGATCTAAACCCTCGGATTTGACAAATCATTATATAGGCAGACATAAAACCGAATCTTATGTAGCTCGTTTAGATTGGGCAGAACTAGATGATCTATCTATTAACACACCCTTTGCCAAACTATTACCAAGAGGAAAAAATTCTCGTTATGATCGTTATGAAGTGGAATGTCCCTTTTGTCAAGATAAAATTGCAGATCAATTCATTAATCTCTATCAACATTATTCTGTTCATACAGGAGAGTATGCTTTCAAATGTTCCCACTGTAACCTAACGAAACCCTACAGGCCCGATATACAATCCCATATTCTTCACTCGAAAACGTGTCGCAATGCCACTATACAAATCATGTATCTTTATCCGCCCAATGCCCAATGTATTTATCTGCACTATTGTACCATCTGTAATTTCGTGCAATTGAACGAAGCCAATGTTTTGAAACACTTGAGAGAGCATCATGAAAGTGCCAAAGCCATTCCAAGtaatgtacaaaaatatatattagcaGCCATGAGTGATGGACCCGATATAAATGAAGTAAATAAACCACCGACACCTGCCCCAACACCACCACCAGCTATACAAAAAGAGACAACAGATGAAGAAGAAAAGATTAATGGCGTTAAAAAGGCATGTACACCGCTTGTAAACGACAAAACTGTACAGCTTCCTGGAGAAGTACAACAGGTTACAACGTCGATGCCGTCCAATGATTCAAATTTAAAAGTTGATGATAATTCTCCGTCTaatgatttaaatttcaaagttgatgatgatgatattcCCGTTGGTAATGAACCTTGTTGCGAGGAAGAATTTTTAGAGGAGGGCAAATATTCGTTAGAAGAACAATTGAAACAATTACATGAAGGACCCACGCAACAAAATGTCACCACTCAAATACCCATGACAGTTATACATTGTATTGGCGAACAGATAAAGCAATCTCCAAGTGATCTCTCAACAGTTTCCAATACACTACCACAACCACCGTCAGATAGACATCTACCCATGATTATAAAAACTGAATCGAACATAGATGTCGAAGAAAATCTTTTGCTTACACCTCCTAGACCCTCATGTAATAAAGAAAAAGATGTCTGCAATACAAATATCCCTGAAGTTTCAAAAACACCAGTATTCATCACCTATGAAAAGTATCGTAGCTTTCCGCAAAATGTCAACTACTTAGGTCTATACAAATGCATGATAGGCGATTGTTATTATTCTACAGACTGCCCAGAtgaatttttcaaacatttaactGATCATTCCACGGATCATGAATCAAATTCCATTGAATCATATCTACAGTGTCCGTATTGTGTTTTACCCATAGAAATTGTTATGAATTCGATGCTATTGGTAGAACATGTACGCAATCAGCATGGGAACCTAATTTATCAATGTTCTTTGTGTTGTTATCGCAGCTGTGATGCCTCCAATGTTTACATACATCAGCAATTGCATCATAATACTCAGCTAGActtatgcaaaatttataaaagcacCACCGCAAGTGAAGATCCACAGGTTAACATTGGATTGGATGGAAACTTAAAtgaacaaataatgaaaaatgtttttaaaattgtttgtagtGGTAAGTTAacatacataattttgtttatttttaattaaaaacatctcTTTTCACTTTCCCTTCTAGTTTGTAAAAAAGATTTCTATCATACACAACCTTTAATAGAGCATCTTAATAGTGAGCACAAGGCAAAAATGGACAATAGCTTAAAAATCTACTCCTGCATATATTGTTCTTTAATGgttgaaaataaacataaaatacgtATACATGTATCCACTAAACATCCAGAAAAGCATCCTTACATTTACGATCACAATACACAATGCAACAGTATAAATGAGGTAAATAACAAAAGAactaaaaaacgttttttttttaatttatttaaaactatttttaattaataataggATTTGATACGCGGCATAGATGTTCTTTCTCTATCTGAAGCAGTGGCCTATGAGGAAATTCAAACAGCTAAAGCAAACGAAGACAATTTACAAGATATTAAGCCAGATTTTAAGCAGCTGCAGCAAATGAATGAAGAAACGGTTAAAGTGCGCTTAAGAAAATTAACTGCTTCTACGGGAGTACAGCCTGATAAACTCTATCGTTGTCCACACTCTTCGTGTGGTGGTTTCTTTACCATTTTTGATTTGTGGTTGAGGCACATGAAAGTGCGTCATCAATGTTTGGAATGTCAATGTCCTCACTGTCCCACACCGAAATTGCTTACAGTAGAGCAATTTGCTTTGCATTTTGAAGAACATCGACGCCATACTTTTATCTGTTACTATTGCCCAACTACGTGGAGTAACAAAACATTGGCTTTGGAACATGCCGCCAAAGAGCATAGTAATTTAGGCCACATGCGCTTCGAGCAAATACGTTTCAATCTTACATACTCCTATGCCATTATGATACAAAATGATTTATTAACAGAACATGAACATTTCATTGCTGAATTCCTGCTCATATTGGATAATCGTTTAAAAGTTTTAGAATTAAATGAAAAGGGAAAATTAAAACATCAATGGCCGGTAGCAGAAAATACCCTGTGGGTTAATGATTATCTGCATAAGCTCCACAATCGCAAAGTGGTGCGTACCTGTTTAATGAAAGGCTGTTCATTTCGTACTTTCAGTGAAGACAATCTTTTTGCACACTTACGTACCTCACATGTCATCGCTGGCACCTCGTTTAATTGTTCCAAATGTAATTTCAGTCTATCGGTCTGCACCAATTTCGATGAAGTCATTAATCATATAAAATTACACAATgaatttatttgcatttgtgCTGCTTGCTCCTTAAGTACGCTAAGTCGCCAAAAAATGTCTAACCACATACGGGGCCAGCATTCGGCGCGTGATGTTCCAGCAATTCAGCTATTTAAGACCaatcaacaattatttattaaattatttatagtaTTCGCAGACAATCATCTAACCTTCTCAACCATGAAAAATTGTTTCTGTTGTGGGGAAAAGAATATGGAAGGTGATGTCTTTAGTTTACATTTGAAACGATATCATAAATTTTCACTCAATTACTATTGCGAAAAATGTCcagattttcaatttaaatcattaaaagatGTAAAATCACATTTTCAACAGCTGCACTCCTCAGATGCTTTTAAGATACGCACTGAATTGTCGTCCGCAAATGACATACGCGTAAACGAGTTAAATGATTTTCAAGTGGAAATTTCCACGGAAGTTCAAACGTCCTTTGCGTTACATATTAAAGATGAACCCATAgatgtaaataatattgaagccGAGGATGATGATGTAATATTGCTTGAAGATAATGATGTAGTTATACAGGATTCTTTAAGAGATGAACAAGTACAACAGCCTAAGTTAATACCACAACTAAAATGTGCCTCATTTAGTAAATTAATAGAACCCTCAATAGCCTGCCCACCGAATATGGACGCTGCAATAAATCAACCACCAACATTTCAACAACACCCCACAACATTTAACTCAATTTTAGCAGAATCCCCCATATCAATGCAAACCGATTTTGTAACCGCAAATCAAggtttttatcaaaacttaacCTCTAACACAGTTCCTAATACTCGGTTTATGGTTAATTCGTATGAAAACCATAATATTAATATGTCCATGAATCAGTGCAACaatttaaatctaaatgttGCTCCAAATAACAATACAAACACTTTCCTACCCCACAATAACGCGATGAGAAATCAAGTTGAAGCTTTCCCGACTGTTAATAACGTTTATACACatcaaacaacaaataattctTATATGGGCCAGACAAGGTTTGTGCAAATACCAGCAAATACGGTAATGAACCCAAACTATGGTTCCACATCCAATACTCGAGATaatcaaaataatgtttatCAAAACACATCTTCTGTTAACGATATGTATAGTTTCTAATTACTTTTATTCAAAACTTTCGTGATaggttatttattgttttttattttaattaagttttgtttcaaatattttgaaacagttttgtatattattttatatcaaattttaaagttaatttttttattacaaatatatgaatactttgaaataaatttttattaaaataacaaaaaaatgttttaattaaatttgtacatGCCTCGAGTTTACGTTTTGACTTCTATAGGtaccaaaaattaataaaagctgAAAACCGCTTTGAAAATCTTGATGTATGTTTAATTATTCCAACAAAAATCTTATCATTGAAACAAACgtggattttgttttttatccaaTTCACTAAAATTTGAGATCAAGAAGgagaatttaaaactttaaataatttgttttatataaataaatattgtttttggttGGAATTTAATTTGAACAATTATATATCGTTGAGCTGGGAATTCCATTTTcaataaactaataaaagttTCTATATGTGGCATCACCTAAGAATTGCACTTTAACGTTATAATTTGGCAACTCTAAATTTAACCAACTGTCACCTTGGCGACGTTGTAATTATTTTACGACGACTTTGACATTTAAGTAACTCAAGTTAGATTTTGTTAAATTCCTACGGAAATGAAGtagaaaaaattgatattttaaagaattttataaagaaaataatactatAACTGTgtaacaaagtaaaaaattattggTAGCATACTAGCAAAATATCAGAAagttcttaaataataaaaagaaaaagcgGTGATGTAAAAGTTATGAACATTTGCGTAgtgatttatgaaaattaaagagCTGTGAAGGGAGGAGCAGCAGTAGAGCAGTCAACAcagtaatttttatagtgacaaagaacacaaaaatataaaaaataaagaaaaattaaaactagaTATCAAGAAACTTTAAAACAAGGCGTAGCAGCGCCAAATACTgcaaaaatactttataaatcaaataataactacgagaaaaaattaaaatgtaattatagaaattgtatatatataaataaataaataaacagacAATCCTAGCAGTGGAACAGAACAGACTGAATGTAAGATACTTTGAAGGTTAAGGGGATTTGTATGTTGTATTTAAATCAAGAGCTGATTCATCATCAGTGcggttcagttcagttctgtcTTATGTGTGGTATGCAAGTCAAAATAAACAAGAAGAACTTGTTTTCTGCTGATTTGCAGCATAAAGCTTAGTTTAAGTTTCCCTTAACCATCttcgatttatttttcttattgtaCTGTTCAGTTGCTAGTGATTGTCAAGGAcaccataataataaaaaatacaaataataaagagACAATAGCACGAATGTGTAAAAAAGTGTAATcaattgaatgtatgtatgtttgtgtctCTTAAAACAGCAGTTGCCATGGAGGAGAAACGTATTGCCGATTATTTTGTTGTGGCCGGTATGCCAGAGAAGCCAAAACTGCTGCAAGAGAGTAATTTTAAAGATTCCAGCCATTTAAGGGCTGCCACCTCCATTGATCCCATAACAGACATTGGTGTCTTTTTCCCTTTATTGGGCGAAGAGATACCCGATGATTATACCGTGTTGGAAAGTACACCTACTGGACTACCTGCTAACTTAAATTATGGTTCTCTAAGATCAACAGAATGTTTCATTTACTACAGACGTGGCAAGGATCGTCCGCCATTGGTAGATATTGGTAAGTAAAGTGAGCTTATACTTATATGGGTTTAAACTAGACATTGTAATTTCTAAAGGGGTACTTTATGAGGGTCATGAACGCATTATGTCTGATGCTGAAATTGTGGCTGAAACACCAGGTGGTCGTGTGGCCAACGTTAACAATTCATCGgccaaaacatttttaacttatCGTCGTGCTCAAGCTGAAATGCCCTGCAATGAATTAGTTGTCACCGATTTGTGTGTAATTATTAGCAGCAAAGGAGAGAAACCACCACATGCCTTTTGTCTAATCTATAAGTCTTTGAACAAAGCCTTTACCGGTAGCGATGTTTATTTATGCTACAAAAAATCTATGTACCGTCCAAAACACATTAGTTATCAGCCGGAAATTTTATTACGTTATCCTACAGTTGATCATAATGATTTTCCATTAAATCTATGTCCAAGTGTGCCCTTATTTTGCTTACCCATGGGAGCTTCACTGGAAGCCTGGCCATATGTGGCCGAAAATAAAAAGCGTAAACCCACAGCGCCGGTATTTAGTACATTTGTTTTGACCGTAAATGATGGCACGTACAAGGTGTATGGTTCGGCTTTGACTTTTTATGAGGATTTTGAGTGAGTTTTCGTTTGATTAAAAAATCTGtacaaaatttatgttgttttatattatagTGCATCTCAGTTAACGGAACAACAGTGTGAGCTACTTGGTTGGAATGAGGAATTTGCACAAAATCATTCATTGCATATCATTAAAGCTATTTGTTTATTATCACATTACCCCTTTGGCGATACTTTCGATAAATGGTTGAAATATTTACACGTAAGTAAAATAGTAATTTCTTATTaatagagaatttaaaaaatgcaatatttttattttagcgcTTGGCTGTATTTGGTGTTAATTTACCCATACCTATAGAACGGTATATAACACAATTATTAGATGAGGTACCATTTCCAGCACCCAGTATACATTTACAGGTAAAAGAaatcatacaaaatttgcttGCAAATAATGTTTTGGTGCAAagtctt is part of the Lucilia cuprina isolate Lc7/37 chromosome 3, ASM2204524v1, whole genome shotgun sequence genome and harbors:
- the LOC111682958 gene encoding uncharacterized protein LOC111682958, which translates into the protein MEKLAQEKMESLMKYVPFIDFVLEIDKEKYIKFKNIRKWIILRKKKYPLSDLNKIEQSITTQYKNLLLENNVKIPEHIANIFAPMNFKQFVNLCSDEEEDAVEEDDTKKKHNSSTTRKSNSSKEDKNKRNKKYSKATKEVDDSDDDLEIISIDYIKPDNKEPKKKNSNSSKEVIKDAEIDDLSKDILSKIDKLTEDDIKQKKNSIYEPINYTYQEKDFVDITEDNSEPIEEENTIFQRRSTNSDGLFKRRTDFKDEIKDEKEPSLEGNQEPDVNMFNLNDVDDEVEVQNFESDNKTKHFTKKPIDIISLDSCSDDEDSNQPSTSKAASLKYKVSATAKENENITEENSNSNCSNTKVELLCNTIDSAFLNVSDLMEELNEPKDLEKPSPSQISNQPPDKQISDNSSDKENVVKSSNTNKSSSLSQEQICQLFADISNKKDFDIDTFYAALSCVKQMNSPSIRTNSTENNSPSLDVNETPPPAPPPINNIGIPPVQPLQQQPPPQQQQAPFACNLNQPTTNICYPPQQPQHCNPSLTSYYPQNANFVSTPGVAPAPQPPRPKVNINDPRIIKQLQVIQNSPLFTYNFLNSEIAENIMQICQSQKFQQPQQQTNFSHNNSTYTHNNSNTNTTSLRTNNLRRSCDTAPTTSSRLTYGEYKRRQQEQKLELERQREQERKAKAEQLELEKKKKEEEIRSKLLSTLTPCTEQLTTMWSQQKNSNNNSVTVNNTNNMEKEKPKNDVEKNNTSPPVTVENNDENKEKKSKQKSKEKKKTKSKDKKDKETTIQGKGIIDQKLSRVYNELRCTVKGFDQLHDYIPNIEETTKSNDNTDTSSNAEVTFTPRPIGLRRRSSIHALSAITEQLGQQSSDCSDSDVNQKRVRRSSSNYEPKRPSIDTHNITSSEDSMQSLPKRRKTIDEILKPNKRSKAMRIVDDDSAISSEDDSVSKNSKENFNINQPVIKLRRISKDFIRKHTNRRKEDTEPHSRLKKNCEKVLNPVEPAQKVNKLKRYNNDCQMTERNTSFCVLCRSKPSDLTNHYIGRHKTESYVARLDWAELDDLSINTPFAKLLPRGKNSRYDRYEVECPFCQDKIADQFINLYQHYSVHTGEYAFKCSHCNLTKPYRPDIQSHILHSKTCRNATIQIMYLYPPNAQCIYLHYCTICNFVQLNEANVLKHLREHHESAKAIPSNVQKYILAAMSDGPDINEVNKPPTPAPTPPPAIQKETTDEEEKINGVKKACTPLVNDKTVQLPGEVQQVTTSMPSNDSNLKVDDNSPSNDLNFKVDDDDIPVGNEPCCEEEFLEEGKYSLEEQLKQLHEGPTQQNVTTQIPMTVIHCIGEQIKQSPSDLSTVSNTLPQPPSDRHLPMIIKTESNIDVEENLLLTPPRPSCNKEKDVCNTNIPEVSKTPVFITYEKYRSFPQNVNYLGLYKCMIGDCYYSTDCPDEFFKHLTDHSTDHESNSIESYLQCPYCVLPIEIVMNSMLLVEHVRNQHGNLIYQCSLCCYRSCDASNVYIHQQLHHNTQLDLCKIYKSTTASEDPQVNIGLDGNLNEQIMKNVFKIVCSVCKKDFYHTQPLIEHLNSEHKAKMDNSLKIYSCIYCSLMVENKHKIRIHVSTKHPEKHPYIYDHNTQCNSINEDLIRGIDVLSLSEAVAYEEIQTAKANEDNLQDIKPDFKQLQQMNEETVKVRLRKLTASTGVQPDKLYRCPHSSCGGFFTIFDLWLRHMKVRHQCLECQCPHCPTPKLLTVEQFALHFEEHRRHTFICYYCPTTWSNKTLALEHAAKEHSNLGHMRFEQIRFNLTYSYAIMIQNDLLTEHEHFIAEFLLILDNRLKVLELNEKGKLKHQWPVAENTLWVNDYLHKLHNRKVVRTCLMKGCSFRTFSEDNLFAHLRTSHVIAGTSFNCSKCNFSLSVCTNFDEVINHIKLHNEFICICAACSLSTLSRQKMSNHIRGQHSARDVPAIQLFKTNQQLFIKLFIVFADNHLTFSTMKNCFCCGEKNMEGDVFSLHLKRYHKFSLNYYCEKCPDFQFKSLKDVKSHFQQLHSSDAFKIRTELSSANDIRVNELNDFQVEISTEVQTSFALHIKDEPIDVNNIEAEDDDVILLEDNDVVIQDSLRDEQVQQPKLIPQLKCASFSKLIEPSIACPPNMDAAINQPPTFQQHPTTFNSILAESPISMQTDFVTANQGFYQNLTSNTVPNTRFMVNSYENHNINMSMNQCNNLNLNVAPNNNTNTFLPHNNAMRNQVEAFPTVNNVYTHQTTNNSYMGQTRFVQIPANTVMNPNYGSTSNTRDNQNNVYQNTSSVNDMYSF